TCTTAACctttgtttctttggaaaTTATTATAGTAACACTATACAAGCTTTAATTTCGCCAACTTTTCTGGACTTATTAACTCAGACCCCTTCCAAACTAATGCgctttcaaaaaaattgttttcggTATAACCGAGAACGCATTCATCTATCCACGTGCACACTACCGTTTTTGTAGCGTTTTCAACTGTCCACACTCAAACGATCGAAAACGCTGAATGGTATGATCGATGTGACGTAGTTAAACGATATGCGCATGCtagaaaaagacaaacttgTCCCACCATGCACTTGTTCGACTAGGTCGTATCCAAAGTCCTTTTGGACGTTATGGTCTTCCTGCTCCAATCCTACGATGGGAAGATcttaaaaaatacaaagattTTGGCGCGGAGACGTTTTTCTTCGATGCGTTTTCAACATTCCACACTGAAACGATATGTATGCGTTGTTATTTGGATCCACTTTCGAGAGCGCTTTCAAATCGATGCATTTTCTATGAAAGCGCTGGGCCTTCtagtgtggacggaaggcccaAACGCATCGAAAGCTATGCTTTTTCAAGCGAAAACATATTAATGTGGGCGGGACAGTCGTTTGACGGTACGGTCAATTATCTCAAATCATCAAGTGCCCTTTGTTTGGGGCTGTAAGAAAGAAATCAGGCTTAATTCACCTGGCGATGCAACGATTTTAATGAATATTTCACTTAAGAAGACTGCGATCGAGAGTCCCGCGTAAGGGATTGTGGGATTGTTTGGAGGGACGCGATTATATCttggttgtgactagaatggatactccaaaatatggtgagacacttaaatttatgtatgtaAAGTACAAACCGATtttagtagtcttaccaatggtttaccaagtttaattatggtgtaaccagaacaatttatgaaaactaaccatttcgagccagcgcttagacctaatcacaagagatcagtggccggcgcttagacctaatcactagagatcagtgactgacccagcagttattctctgcctaaataatatctgcttgtacctgtttatgtgtcacgaagtgtctcaccatattttggagtatccattcaagCAATAACCATTATATCTTTGCAACATGGGTCTTCCAAACAATCCGACAATTGCTCGCGCAGCCGCTCGGTCCTAGTCTTTTCCAAAGTGGGCTCTGGCAATCTCACTCGCTTTACGTCGCTTCGTTTCTAGCAGCAATGAATAAATACATAATTTGAAGGACGATTGCGATCGCCGACCAAATCATAACTAATAATTCAATCAGGCCATGACTGATTACTTTATTTCTTATGATGATTACGTCCCTGATCCCATTTTGTGCTGCCTCATTAAGTGGTCCTTCACACTAGATCAAAACAACCTAGATGGAAATGATGATCAGTGTACTGAGGTTCATGACTATGGACTATGATGTTTCTGTTGCTTGAGGGCCGCAAGCGTTAAATATAATCCTTTGTTATAGACTGCTAGATGAAAGATAATGGacgctttttgttgtttttgttcttgttgtttttcttttccttttctagGTGCTTGACAATGGCGGAGGGGAATCTCCTAACATGCATACAACAGGATTTCGAAGGGAAGAATTCAAACGAAACCAGGCGATCAATATGGATTACCGCAATACTGGCTTCGACAGAGGTCACCTGAATCCCAACTTCTACCATTGCGACGAAGCACGAACTGCGACCTTCACCCTGACCAACGCAGTGCCACAGAATGCTTGCTTCAATGAACTGATGTGGTATGCACTGGAAAACGAATCCAAAAAGATCATGAAAAGCATGTGTAACTTTGCTGGGGCCACGCGTTTTTTTGTTACTGGAACAATACCTAGCAGAAAGAGGATTCCAAACATGGAAATCGACTTGGAGGCAGACAGCAGTAGAGATTACAATCGAGTTAGTGTCCCTTCTCATATGTGGACAGCTGCTTGCTGTGACTCTTCTGCGGCATCACAGCCAGCTATAACACAAAAGGGTTTCTCATTTGGTTATCTGGGAGAAAACAAAGCAGATGGGTCCGTTGAGGTATTGAGTATAAGAGAATTAGAAAACGCCATTTCGGCCATTCCTGCCGAAGCAGCAGGACAAGAAAGAAGTATCCGGATTTTTGTCGATGACTACTGTAATGAGGACTCAGATAATTCCAAAGAAGCTCTTGCAAAAATTGGGGCAGTTGTTGACAAGAGCAATCTCAATAATCAGGATACGTTAGGTCAGACAACGCTATATAAGTTACCCCCTAAGAAGAGGTATCTTAGCAGCCGTGAATTCAAAAGCGTCAAGGACTTGGGTAGCAATGTTTTGTCCGACTTCATTCTCGGCGTTGCGCTTCCAGCGGGCACATCTCCGGTCGTCAAGTATCGAGATACACTTAAATCATCGTCTGATCTCACAGTGATCATGACTGGCTTCAAgtcaagaaaacgaaaaagagaaagctcccagagaaaaaaagaattcgaTGAAACATCAGCAGATGACACTTCAACTGCCGAAGACACATACATGTTTGCCCCTGAGCAGAATGCCATGATAAATATGACTGTGAGTGGAGACTACTGTCGACTGGATCACAAGTGCGATTATCACGATGGTAGAAGATACAGATGGTGTAAAACGGCTTCGAGTTGGGACTATTGCTGCGTTAATGATTGCCTTTCGGCAAATTACCAAGAAGCTGTCCCAACATGCGATGTGGGAAAAGGAATAATCAAAACCTGTTCCATTAGATATTCAATCGTAACTGTGAAAGGAGGTCGTTGCCGTCAAGACCATGAGTGTGCCCTGCGCGGGCAAAGCTTTTACTGGTGCTACTCGGATTTCAACGGCAATTGGGAGTACTGCTGCCAGCCATGGCATCGGTGCGACTACTATAACGGGGAGCCGTCTGGTTGGTGCTACGTTGGTTCTTCGCTCAGGACTGACCGGCGATCCTGTTACTATTAGCTTTATTGCTACCTGACACGCGTAGAGGTGTAGATATGGAAGAGACACTCACTTGCCACCAGAGAGGTACCAAGACTctttaaaacgtttttttcgTGGAACTCTTCGACCTCTCTCTTTGCGCACTCTGAAGTTAAGCTCAATTATTGTTAACTAAAATACCTAAAGAGTAGACATTTTTGGGCGCGCTAGACTTTCATCCTTGTTCTGCAATACCTGGACTATAACGCGATCACGCAAAACGGacaaaaacgtttgaaaattggcaaattaAAACCTAACTTTACTACTGTTGAACGCATTTATGTGGAAAATGCACAATGATCGAGGCGTCACCGAAAAATGGAGAACCTGTAGGCGATAGATAAAATGCTCTTTCATACCAAGATCATGAAAGATGTTGTAAATCATCGGGGTTGTAAGTGCAATTTACAGtaaaaagaataacaataataataatgcaaaaCGTGGATCTTCATTGAAGGAACGGTATGAAGCGTTGGATGCACTGCAGAACGAACCAGACATAAAGTCGAGAAATGCAGAGAACTAAGAGCGGAAATGAGGAGGATTTACAAGGACCATAAGGTTACTCAAACAAGCATTGTACATTTGATTTTCTTGGGGGCTACCACACCTTACTGGAGCAAGAAATACATTCTTTGACAGCAgagatatgtccaggattATGCGCAAATacgaaaaatacaaaaattacaaatacttgcaagtgattaacaaaagtaaagatttcaacaaaaaatacaaaaaatggTTGATTTCAATGGCCTGAGGGGTTCCAAAGGCCCCAACGAAAGTGATGAAAACAACGAAACCAGCAATTTtgacaacaaataaaaaaaatgctgagtGCAATGGCATAAGACACGAGAAAATGACGAAAACAACGATTTTGGCGAAACTTGCAAAAAATCACTGAGTGCAATGAGACGAAGGATGATACGGTGCAAGTTTTACAgcgaaaatgaagaaaagaacgattttgatgaaaattacaaaaattcgTTGAGTGCAATGACTTGAAGAATAATAGGGTGCAGGCTTTGGGCCgaaaactacaaaaaatgaccaaaacaatgatttgggatagaatttcaaaaatttcctcAGTTGGATGACAGGATCCAGGTAGCTCAACAAAAATGACTATTGAGATTTAAGAAATTGTTGAGtggaataaaatgaaacatgagAGGGCTAGAAACTCATGGAAACAATGACAATGTGATGCTAAAGGCTCTTGATACAGCAAATCCTCGCTTTCGTTTCTATAACTAAAAATCAGACAGCAGATACATTACACTGTGCGATTACCTTCTTGTACTTGCCATCAGTTTGTAGTAAAACGTCTCTCCTTTTTCCCGAGAACAATAAGTTTTATctctcaaaacaaaaaaatactgacaaaaaaaattttaaaaaatactgaCAAGAGTACTGACTTTTTCCCGAGAACATTAAGTTTTATCgcttcaaacaaaaaaaaatactgacaAGATTACTCAGCTTTTGGAAGAGCAGTGAACAGTGTCATTTCCCATATATGTTCATGATGAAGTAAAATGGCACGGGTAAATTCCATTAACAAGCAGTGTCTGGTATTTGAATGACCCTGGGCTTATATCCTTTTCCTCTGGAATATGGTTAAAGCTTCAGTTATAGGGACACTGAGCATGCGCAAGTAAAATGCCAAGATAACAGataaacgatgctccccgagatttcggcccggaggtcgcttttgtgagttaaggttcagataccagtcgtcaccgacaggcagagagggagagataagtcggcccctagaccatacgtgacaaACCCCTTTCATCCACTTAACTCAATTCGTGATTAGTAGCAATTTCGATATATATATTACAACGTTccagttatttcctcca
This sequence is a window from Acropora palmata chromosome 9, jaAcrPala1.3, whole genome shotgun sequence. Protein-coding genes within it:
- the LOC141892977 gene encoding uncharacterized protein LOC141892977, which encodes MTTLKKMKPVFYRYKSDMTPLLQILLLFLCAETAFSEVNANFDRCKQEFFYNGKPPFVNYPGPDLKEKSICQKYENNYYFATLYSVEYRIPLYSAYNLPLGTCQGEQPKRKDNWFIEPQVLDNGGGESPNMHTTGFRREEFKRNQAINMDYRNTGFDRGHLNPNFYHCDEARTATFTLTNAVPQNACFNELMWYALENESKKIMKSMCNFAGATRFFVTGTIPSRKRIPNMEIDLEADSSRDYNRVSVPSHMWTAACCDSSAASQPAITQKGFSFGYLGENKADGSVEVLSIRELENAISAIPAEAAGQERSIRIFVDDYCNEDSDNSKEALAKIGAVVDKSNLNNQDTLGQTTLYKLPPKKRYLSSREFKSVKDLGSNVLSDFILGVALPAGTSPVVKYRDTLKSSSDLTVIMTGFKSRKRKRESSQRKKEFDETSADDTSTAEDTYMFAPEQNAMINMTVSGDYCRLDHKCDYHDGRRYRWCKTASSWDYCCVNDCLSANYQEAVPTCDVGKGIIKTCSIRYSIVTVKGGRCRQDHECALRGQSFYWCYSDFNGNWEYCCQPWHRCDYYNGEPSGWCYVGSSLRTDRRSCYY